The following are encoded in a window of Drosophila simulans strain w501 chromosome 3L, Prin_Dsim_3.1, whole genome shotgun sequence genomic DNA:
- the LOC27206255 gene encoding sodium channel protein Nach, protein MSRIVTAFNKTVVEYFRKTSLNGFGLLYFIRKRRIQRIFWFLFISIGIVFASYAVFSMILEFLSYSTIADLSELKVLEDEIYFPELKICSGYKFSHRNMLASAHDLVNSQNKSLDFWLQKLSLLSGYFDPLSVKEEDVDDINSLLYIKNISSFLLGLTPACESLILRCKVNNIPANCSKLFTLKAYNDGICCVLRRGNLTGELTLFMDSSHIDEYPLNGNFPGFSLHAPSWQGRVSINPGEIAAVEIEVMELQGNSQLNEYAIEKRACYFSQEGESREKCLHECRIKATLINCQCVPYPFESRSEKFGQCTLENITCLQLVESEFRISYNSSKVINSY, encoded by the coding sequence ATGTCTCGCATTGTAACAGCTTTCAATAAAACGGTTGTGgaatattttcgaaaaacaAGTCTGAACGGCTTCGGCCTGCTGTATTTTATAAGAAAACGCAGAATTCAAAGAATATtctggtttttgtttattagcATTGGCATAGTTTTCGCTAGTTATGCAGTGTTCTCAATGATTCTGGAATTCCTTAGCTATTCAACAATTGCAGATCTCTCGGAATTAAAAGTTTTGGAagatgaaatatattttcccgAGCTAAAAATATGTAGTGGTTATAAGTTTAGTCACAGGAATATGTTAGCTTCTGCTCATGACTTAGTTAATTCTCAAAACAAATCGCTGGATTTTTGGCTACAAAAACTATCATTGCTTTCTGGATACTTTGATCCTTTGTCTGTGAAAGAAGAGGATGTTGATGATATTAATTCTTTActgtatataaaaaatatttcttccTTTTTACTTGGCTTAACACCAGCATGTGAATCTTTGATACTCAGGTGTAAGGTGAATAATATTCCTGCCAATTGCTCGAAGTTATTTACATTAAAAGCTTATAATGATGGAATTTGTTGTGTCTTAAGGAGAGGTAATCTAACTGGAGAGCTCACCCTTTTTATGGATTCATCTCATATAGATGAATATcctttaaatggaaattttccTGGCTTTAGTTTGCATGCTCCAAGTTGGCAGGGTAGAGTTAGTATCAACCCTGGCGAAATAGCAGCTGTGGAAATAGAAGTTATGGAACTTCAGGGAAATTCTCAATTAAACGAGTATGCCATAGAAAAGCGAGCTTGTTATTTTTCTCAAGAGGGTGAAAGTAGGGAAAAGTGCCTTCATGAGTGCAGAATAAAAGCCACgttaattaattgccagtGTGTGCCGTATCCATTCGAGTCTAGAAGCGAAAAGTTTGGGCAGTGCACTTTGGAGAATATAACATGTCTGCAGTTGGTAGAAAGTGAGTTTCGAATTTCCTATAATTCCTCAAAGGTAATTAATTCTTATTAA